The following are encoded in a window of Thermodesulfobacterium geofontis OPF15 genomic DNA:
- a CDS encoding ATP-binding protein, which yields MIISVASGKGGTGKTTVAVSLALSIENSQIIDCDVEEPNVHLFLNPEIKEKIKVKTLIPEVDKNKCNYCGYCSQICVYNALAVLKFNSTGEVLLFPHLCHGCGGCILLCPEKAINQGFREIGEITIGYRENVEFVEGKLNISEVLAPKVIEKAKNFIKPDKIAIIDAPPGTTCPTVSAIKGSDFCLLVTEPTPFGLHDLELAYEVTKALKVPSGVVINKSEDDKIIEDFCKKNNLPILMKIPFKREIAELYSKGVPLVVGMPKYKENFQKLITLIKNFKK from the coding sequence ATGATTATTTCAGTTGCCAGCGGAAAAGGTGGTACAGGAAAAACTACTGTTGCAGTTTCTCTTGCCTTAAGTATTGAAAATTCACAAATAATTGATTGCGATGTAGAAGAACCAAATGTTCATTTATTTTTGAATCCAGAAATTAAAGAAAAAATTAAAGTAAAAACTCTCATTCCTGAAGTAGATAAAAATAAATGTAATTATTGTGGTTACTGTAGTCAAATATGTGTCTATAATGCTCTGGCTGTGCTAAAATTTAATTCAACTGGAGAGGTTTTACTCTTTCCTCATCTGTGTCATGGATGTGGGGGATGTATTTTACTTTGTCCTGAAAAGGCTATAAATCAAGGTTTTAGAGAGATTGGAGAAATTACAATAGGTTATAGGGAAAATGTAGAATTTGTAGAAGGAAAACTTAACATATCAGAAGTGCTTGCTCCTAAAGTGATTGAAAAAGCAAAAAATTTTATAAAACCTGATAAAATAGCTATAATTGATGCACCACCAGGAACAACTTGTCCTACAGTGTCTGCTATTAAAGGTTCTGATTTTTGCCTTCTTGTTACAGAACCAACTCCTTTTGGACTACATGATCTTGAACTTGCTTATGAAGTTACTAAGGCATTAAAAGTCCCTTCAGGTGTAGTAATTAATAAATCCGAAGATGATAAAATTATTGAAGATTTCTGTAAAAAAAATAATCTTCCCATTTTAATGAAAATCCCTTTTAAAAGGGAAATTGCTGAACTTTATTCTAAAGGAGTGCCTTTAGTAGTTGGCATGCCTAAATATAAAGAAAATTTTCAAAAACTTATTACTTTAATAAAAAATTTCAAAAAATGA
- a CDS encoding ATP-binding protein: protein MKQILVISGKGGTGKTFFAGCLAVSLPNKVIVDCDVDAANLHLILHPKIEQSFEFIGGKIAFIDEEKCTTCGACKEVCQFSAITEDFQIDEFSCEGCTICSYVCPTSAVIIKDRISGSYFISNTDYGKMVHAKLGIAQENSGKLVTKLREIAKEIAETNGADFIIIDGPPGVGCPVMASMTGVDLVLAITEPTVSGFHDLKRVIDLAKHFKVEIKVIINKYDLNIEMSKKIAKDLEKLNIKIIGMIPFSEEILASVKAGVPFLKFSKSKLSKDIEKLIHKILDSL from the coding sequence ATGAAACAAATTTTAGTAATAAGTGGAAAGGGCGGAACAGGAAAAACCTTTTTTGCAGGTTGTTTAGCTGTTTCATTACCAAACAAAGTAATTGTTGATTGCGATGTTGATGCAGCCAATCTTCATTTAATTTTGCATCCAAAAATTGAACAATCCTTTGAATTTATTGGTGGTAAAATCGCTTTTATTGATGAAGAGAAATGCACAACTTGTGGAGCCTGTAAGGAAGTATGTCAATTTTCCGCTATAACAGAGGATTTTCAAATTGATGAATTTTCTTGTGAAGGTTGTACTATCTGTAGTTATGTATGTCCTACCTCTGCTGTTATTATTAAAGATAGAATATCAGGAAGTTATTTTATTTCAAATACTGATTATGGTAAAATGGTTCATGCAAAGCTTGGCATTGCTCAAGAAAACTCAGGAAAGCTTGTTACAAAATTAAGAGAGATTGCTAAAGAAATTGCTGAAACGAATGGTGCAGATTTTATTATTATTGATGGACCACCTGGTGTTGGATGTCCTGTTATGGCATCAATGACGGGGGTTGATCTTGTTCTTGCAATAACAGAACCAACAGTATCGGGATTTCATGATTTAAAAAGAGTCATTGACCTTGCCAAACATTTTAAAGTTGAAATAAAAGTAATTATTAACAAATATGATTTAAACATAGAGATGAGTAAGAAAATAGCTAAGGATCTTGAAAAATTAAATATTAAAATTATAGGAATGATACCTTTTTCTGAAGAAATCCTTGCCTCTGTAAAAGCAGGAGTCCCCTTTTTAAAATTTTCAAAAAGCAAACTGTCAAAAGATATTGAAAAATTAATCCACAAAATCTTAGATTCTCTTTAA
- a CDS encoding RrF2 family transcriptional regulator, with translation MKGLQITRETDYAIRTVLCLSKKENYTSKAEEISNEMQIPKKFLMKILKQLEKAGLLKLKRGVSGGVKLVKKPKDITLYDVIVAIEKAITLNRCVINREICNLSSQCPVHPIWFKVRNKLIEALKEINFLSLLTQDVTT, from the coding sequence ATTAAGGGGTTACAGATTACAAGAGAAACAGATTATGCAATAAGAACAGTGCTTTGTCTTTCAAAAAAAGAAAATTATACTTCAAAAGCTGAAGAGATTTCAAATGAAATGCAAATTCCAAAAAAGTTTTTAATGAAAATATTAAAACAACTTGAAAAGGCAGGTTTACTGAAACTTAAAAGGGGGGTATCAGGGGGGGTAAAATTAGTCAAAAAACCAAAAGATATAACCCTTTATGATGTTATTGTGGCTATAGAAAAAGCTATTACCCTAAATAGATGCGTTATTAATAGAGAAATTTGTAACCTTTCTTCTCAATGCCCTGTTCATCCTATATGGTTTAAAGTAAGAAATAAATTGATCGAAGCTCTAAAAGAGATTAATTTTTTGAGTCTTTTAACACAAGATGTAACTACTTAA
- the cydB gene encoding cytochrome d ubiquinol oxidase subunit II yields the protein MEFQIIWFVLWGLLWAVYFALDGFDLGAGILYPFISKSEIDKRAVLHAIGPVWNGNEVWLITAGGATFAAFPTTYAYMFSYLYTPLLIILFALIFRGVAVELRGKSTSEGMKKFWDFWLFVGSFIPALLFGVAFGNIFKGLPFDDSGYYGTFFSLLNPYGLLVGLLFLFTFIVHGGLWVSLRVPEELANRALSIAKKFWFLQAITAVLFFVFTALFTNLYDNFIKMPIWFIVPALALVCLLLTGSYIMKNKNGSAFLFSFLFIIALVFSGVIGLYPNLIPSSIDPKYNLTIFNSSSSPYTLKVMTIVVIIFVPIVLLYQAWTYKTFMYKITEEELKEEGY from the coding sequence ATGGAATTCCAAATTATATGGTTTGTTTTATGGGGTTTACTTTGGGCAGTTTATTTTGCCCTTGATGGATTTGATTTAGGAGCAGGTATTCTTTACCCTTTTATTAGTAAAAGTGAAATTGACAAAAGAGCAGTGCTACATGCTATAGGTCCAGTTTGGAATGGCAATGAAGTATGGTTAATTACTGCAGGAGGAGCTACTTTTGCTGCCTTCCCTACAACTTATGCTTATATGTTTAGCTATCTTTACACTCCTTTATTAATAATACTTTTTGCTTTAATATTTAGAGGTGTTGCTGTGGAACTTAGAGGAAAATCAACTTCTGAAGGAATGAAAAAATTTTGGGATTTTTGGTTATTTGTAGGCAGTTTTATTCCAGCTCTACTTTTTGGTGTTGCCTTTGGAAACATTTTTAAAGGACTTCCCTTTGATGATTCTGGCTACTATGGAACTTTTTTTAGCCTCCTTAATCCTTATGGATTGCTTGTAGGGTTACTCTTTCTTTTTACTTTTATAGTTCATGGAGGACTGTGGGTATCATTAAGAGTCCCTGAGGAATTAGCTAACCGTGCACTTTCAATAGCAAAGAAATTTTGGTTTTTACAGGCAATTACTGCTGTATTATTTTTTGTTTTTACAGCCCTATTTACAAATCTCTATGATAACTTTATAAAAATGCCTATATGGTTTATTGTTCCAGCTTTGGCTTTAGTTTGCCTACTTCTTACTGGGTCTTATATTATGAAAAATAAAAACGGGAGCGCATTTTTATTTTCTTTTCTATTTATTATTGCTCTTGTCTTTAGCGGAGTGATAGGACTATATCCAAATTTAATTCCTTCATCAATTGATCCAAAATATAATCTTACCATATTTAATTCCTCTTCAAGTCCCTATACTTTGAAAGTGATGACCATTGTAGTGATAATTTTTGTCCCTATTGTTCTCTTATATCAGGCTTGGACATATAAAACATTTATGTATAAAATAACAGAAGAAGAACTTAAGGAGGAAGGCTATTAA